In Mycobacterium sp. 050128, one genomic interval encodes:
- the ndk gene encoding nucleoside-diphosphate kinase, producing the protein MTERTLVLIKPDGVERRLIGEIISRIERKGLAIVALELRSVSKELATQHYAEHDGKPFFESLLDFITSGPVVAAIVEGPRAIAAFRQLAGGTDPVEKATPGTIRGDFGLETQLNLVHGSDSVDSAKREIALWFPGA; encoded by the coding sequence GTGACGGAACGGACCCTGGTTCTGATCAAGCCCGACGGCGTCGAACGGCGGCTGATCGGTGAGATCATCAGCCGCATCGAGCGCAAGGGCCTCGCGATCGTGGCGCTCGAGCTGCGCAGCGTAAGCAAAGAGCTGGCCACGCAGCACTACGCCGAGCACGACGGTAAGCCGTTCTTCGAGTCGCTACTCGACTTCATCACGTCGGGACCGGTGGTGGCGGCGATCGTCGAGGGACCGCGCGCCATTGCGGCGTTTCGGCAGCTCGCCGGTGGTACCGACCCGGTGGAGAAGGCCACTCCGGGCACAATCCGTGGCGATTTCGGGCTGGAAACGCAGCTGAATCTGGTGCACGGATCCGATTCGGTCGATTCGGCCAAGCGCGAAATCGCGCTATGGTTTCCGGGCGCTTAG